One Rhinolophus sinicus isolate RSC01 linkage group LG06, ASM3656204v1, whole genome shotgun sequence DNA window includes the following coding sequences:
- the UBE2U gene encoding ubiquitin-conjugating enzyme E2 U isoform X17, translating to MYCRAYFVLQRDFQELKNNNYEGITAFPVSEDMMEWEANIEGLQNTFWRRIFFQLTINFTPEYNFVPPVVTFRTIPFHPNVDQHTGRPCIDFLDNTDEWNTSYTLSSILLTLQIMLSNPVLNNPVNLEAAQMLTEDETKYKLIIRRLFHESLQLRKPSIHKDVQGHRGQAAEPQLQPGHSASPVLPGLMGRA from the exons ATGTACTGCAGAGCTTACTTCGTGCTTCAAAGAGACTTCCAGGAGTTGAAGAACAACAACTATGAG ggcATTACTGCCTTTCCTGTAAGTGAAGATATGATGGAATGGGAAGCTAATATTGAAGGTCTACAGAATACATTTTGGCGTA GAATATTCTTTCAACTGACAATAAATTTCACACCGGAGTACAATTTTGTCCCTCCAGTTGTGACGTTTAGAACCATTCCTTTTCATCCAAATG tagACCAACATACTGGTCGACCCTGTATAGACTTTTTGGACAACACTGATGAGTGGAACACAAGCTATACATTGAGTAGCATCTTACTTACCCTGCAG attatgctttctaatccaGTGCTAAACAATCCAGTGAATTTGGAAGCAGCCCAAATGCTGACTGAAGATGAAACTAAGTACAAACTAATCATTCGAAGACTTTTCCACGAGTCATTACAAT TGAGGAAGCCAAGCATCCATAAGGACGTTCAAGGCCACAGAGGTCAAGCTGCAGAGCCACAGCTCCAACCTGGGCATTCCGCCTCCCCTGTGCTTCCCGGTTTAATGGGAAGAGCATGA